A genomic window from Variovorax paradoxus includes:
- a CDS encoding methyl-accepting chemotaxis protein: MTPLRNLRISAKLALAFLSIVLLMIAMAVFSIHRLNRLNDQTNFMVTARMASVRDAGQMSEAANRVRLLEFRLATSPASEAADVQRTIAEAFKAYDVVDKAYPASIGDPTEQSIYDRLKARHPAWAAAHAKVEKLVQEDRRTDAMNLLNGEAREAFLALKEPLAQLVKHNEDRAQIEAEESNATFTIGSVLIASGASVALVLAVLLSWSVARGIVVPLKDAVRLAEAVAAGDLTQRLSSDGKDEVGDLLRALAAMRDNLVQTLTGMRESSDSVATASAQIASGNSDLSSRTEQTAGSLQRTAASMEELTSTVKTASEAASQANQLALTASKIAVRGGEVISEVVETMRDIHGSSQKIAAIIGTIDGIAFQTNILALNAAVEAARAGEQGRGFAVVASEVRNLAQRSAVAAKEIKILIEASVDKVGSGSQLVNDAGATMGKIVESVQRVSNTVGEISAGAIEQAAGIDQINSVVAQLEQMTQENSALVEESAAAAASLKNQADRLSSLVEFFQLGTASLRTGHANAQPSSSPRHDAVRRASELDTPIPTRAPRISASVSAMPAMPAITAQKEGRRELDRDWTTF; this comes from the coding sequence ATGACGCCTCTCAGAAATCTCAGAATCTCCGCCAAGCTGGCACTCGCCTTTCTCAGCATCGTGTTGCTGATGATCGCGATGGCCGTCTTCTCGATCCATCGCCTCAATCGCTTGAATGATCAGACCAATTTCATGGTGACTGCGCGCATGGCAAGCGTTCGCGATGCTGGCCAGATGAGCGAAGCCGCCAACCGGGTGCGCCTGCTCGAATTCCGTCTGGCCACGAGTCCGGCAAGCGAAGCCGCGGATGTCCAGCGGACCATCGCGGAGGCTTTCAAGGCATACGACGTCGTCGACAAGGCTTATCCCGCTTCGATCGGCGACCCGACCGAGCAATCCATCTACGACCGCTTGAAGGCCCGGCATCCGGCATGGGCTGCAGCGCATGCCAAGGTCGAAAAGCTGGTTCAGGAAGACCGTCGTACCGACGCCATGAACCTGTTGAATGGCGAAGCGCGCGAGGCCTTCCTGGCATTGAAGGAGCCGCTGGCCCAGTTGGTCAAACACAACGAGGACCGCGCCCAGATAGAGGCCGAGGAAAGCAACGCGACGTTCACCATCGGATCGGTGCTGATCGCCTCGGGCGCCAGCGTTGCGCTCGTGCTGGCCGTGCTGCTGTCCTGGAGCGTCGCCCGGGGAATCGTGGTTCCGCTGAAGGACGCTGTTCGCCTGGCAGAGGCCGTCGCGGCCGGAGACCTCACCCAGCGCCTGAGCTCCGACGGCAAGGACGAGGTGGGTGACTTGCTCAGGGCACTCGCAGCGATGCGCGACAACCTCGTCCAGACATTGACCGGCATGCGGGAAAGCAGCGATTCCGTTGCCACAGCGAGCGCCCAGATTGCCTCGGGCAATTCCGACCTTTCCAGCCGCACGGAACAGACGGCCGGCAGCCTGCAGCGGACCGCGGCATCGATGGAGGAACTCACCTCCACCGTCAAGACGGCATCCGAAGCCGCCTCGCAGGCGAATCAACTGGCGTTGACCGCATCGAAGATCGCTGTACGCGGCGGCGAGGTCATCTCGGAAGTGGTCGAGACCATGCGCGACATCCACGGGAGTTCGCAGAAGATTGCAGCCATCATCGGCACGATCGACGGCATCGCATTTCAGACCAACATCCTGGCACTGAACGCCGCCGTGGAGGCGGCTAGGGCGGGTGAGCAGGGTCGTGGGTTTGCCGTGGTGGCAAGCGAGGTTCGCAATCTCGCGCAACGCAGTGCGGTCGCGGCGAAGGAAATCAAGATCCTCATCGAAGCATCGGTCGACAAGGTGGGATCGGGCTCCCAGTTGGTCAACGATGCAGGCGCCACGATGGGCAAGATCGTCGAGAGCGTTCAACGCGTCTCCAACACCGTCGGCGAGATCAGCGCAGGCGCGATCGAACAGGCGGCCGGAATCGATCAGATCAATTCGGTGGTGGCACAGCTGGAGCAGATGACCCAGGAAAATTCCGCGCTCGTCGAAGAATCGGCGGCCGCTGCGGCGAGCCTCAAGAACCAGGCAGACCGGCTCTCATCGCTTGTCGAGTTCTTTCAGCTGGGGACTGCATCCTTGCGGACAGGGCACGCCAATGCGCAGCCTTCCTCTAGCCCGAGGCACGATGCCGTGCGGCGCGCCAGCGAATTGGACACACCAATCCCCACTCGAGCGCCGCGTATTTCTGCCAGCGTATCGGCTATGCCGGCCATGCCTGCGATCACCGCCCAGAAGGAGGGCCGACGCGAACTCGACAGAGACTGGACCACATTCTGA
- a CDS encoding response regulator: protein MENGSFDGETTADVLIVEDQALVSAGMRSLLQKAAPQYRVHEESSYQGAIARLAATSFQFVFIDIHLGSEASGLDVLRFVREREMSCHVIMLSGDDDRATVLACISQGASGYITKAAGDGSVFSAAIETVLNNRVYLPASILERAPKNDTVADAYGRTAASLGLAPRQCEVLYYLCQGLPNKAIANRMGISEGTVRKCYVSELLRFFGVARRTELLIEVSRRRIRIAAPGSGRL from the coding sequence ATGGAAAACGGAAGCTTCGACGGGGAGACAACGGCCGACGTGCTGATCGTCGAGGATCAGGCGCTCGTGAGTGCCGGCATGCGTTCCCTCTTGCAGAAGGCTGCACCGCAGTACCGGGTCCATGAGGAATCCTCCTATCAGGGGGCGATTGCACGGCTGGCGGCCACGTCGTTCCAGTTCGTTTTCATCGACATTCACCTTGGATCGGAGGCTTCCGGTCTGGACGTCCTGCGTTTCGTGCGAGAACGCGAAATGTCCTGCCACGTCATCATGCTGTCGGGTGACGATGACCGTGCGACGGTACTTGCCTGCATCTCGCAGGGGGCGTCGGGCTACATCACGAAGGCCGCCGGAGATGGCAGCGTCTTCTCTGCCGCCATCGAGACGGTCCTCAACAACAGGGTCTATCTTCCCGCGTCGATTCTCGAGCGCGCTCCCAAGAACGACACCGTCGCAGACGCCTATGGCCGCACCGCCGCCTCCCTGGGGCTGGCGCCGAGGCAGTGCGAGGTTCTCTACTACCTGTGCCAGGGCCTGCCCAACAAAGCCATCGCCAACCGCATGGGCATCAGCGAGGGCACCGTTCGAAAATGCTACGTGTCGGAACTGCTGCGATTCTTCGGCGTGGCCCGGCGCACGGAACTGCTGATCGAAGTGTCTCGTCGACGGATACGGATTGCCGCACCGGGCTCGGGGAGGCTGTGA
- a CDS encoding hybrid sensor histidine kinase/response regulator codes for MLVLVCGAASAQGNRATPALSAELAVDGHRMLQGDYLVEDGVPLSLSDVTALPGSAWKRRPWSSASYGFATAPHWFRSDPFTAGSNGAGTLLIEVGYPLLDHLDLYVRVNAAASWTRWSLGDKQAFEQRPHNAPSFVVPVVVQPGDKVEILARVQTEGAMRFPLNMWQPQQFESAEHLSLLVNGIYVGLMGGIFFYHLIIFLIVRERIYLYYIGWILATSGFILSYNGIAFQYLWPQATVWNDWSRIVFLFLAAGLLTSFTIQFVSNPATAPRRWHAAPVLLAVALAVGASWLPFPQAVRVALLVQFVGTLVCFGLAIGPARAGHIYARVFLVTFSGVLIGAALHALDMLGVTAYFATSINFEVAPQVGSAFSVLLFSLALAHRLLEERCQRSIATELAQTNATLAASMRVAQERTEFQLKIKDRLRTDAERRNQDKSRFLADAIHDLRQPLQVIGNALDPIGEAIQAGRTVNALSLVQMATRAADNMRSQLAAILDLSRLESGFVRAQLSDFELVSLIRDTVEQTRGIAHASGTSVEFDPPLGKPVFVRSDRHFLQRILLNLISNGIKYRSAEGGRCSHVRLLLTVHGRFTRLAIQDNGLGISEEALRSDIIFKPFFQLNNRHAETDKGVGLGLSIVSAMLDLLDSHQLSVQSEVGVGSTFTLEIPASVIAPVFEAIPLDDFMAGGVEAARGKYVVLLEDDELVRASLAAVFDVHGVLYEAWGSIEEMRQQLPFTERAPDVLLSDYRLPDGKTALDAIKLMRAHWSDVPTLILTGESLNSYAVESLRGAAICYKPVAPLDLLRRIAASAMRMAAPSNFGGL; via the coding sequence GTGCTGGTGCTTGTCTGCGGCGCCGCATCGGCGCAGGGCAATCGGGCGACCCCAGCGCTGTCAGCGGAGTTGGCCGTCGACGGGCACAGGATGCTGCAAGGGGACTACCTGGTCGAAGACGGCGTTCCGCTGTCGTTGTCCGACGTCACGGCGCTTCCTGGGAGTGCCTGGAAGCGCAGGCCTTGGTCATCCGCCAGCTACGGCTTTGCAACGGCTCCCCACTGGTTCAGAAGCGATCCCTTCACCGCGGGTTCCAACGGGGCGGGAACCTTGTTGATCGAGGTGGGCTACCCCTTGCTCGATCACCTCGACCTGTATGTCAGGGTCAACGCGGCTGCTTCCTGGACCCGGTGGAGCCTCGGGGACAAGCAAGCCTTCGAGCAACGCCCCCACAACGCACCAAGCTTTGTCGTGCCTGTTGTCGTGCAGCCCGGCGACAAGGTCGAGATTCTCGCGAGGGTTCAGACCGAAGGCGCGATGCGCTTTCCCTTGAACATGTGGCAACCGCAGCAATTCGAGAGCGCAGAACACCTGTCGCTGCTGGTCAACGGCATCTACGTCGGGCTGATGGGAGGAATCTTCTTCTATCACCTCATCATCTTCCTGATCGTTCGCGAGCGCATCTATCTCTACTACATCGGCTGGATCCTGGCGACCTCGGGATTCATCCTGAGCTACAACGGCATCGCGTTCCAGTACCTCTGGCCTCAAGCGACGGTATGGAACGACTGGTCCCGGATCGTGTTTCTCTTTCTCGCGGCCGGGCTGCTCACGTCCTTCACCATCCAGTTCGTAAGCAATCCCGCAACCGCGCCGCGGCGGTGGCACGCGGCGCCCGTGCTGCTGGCGGTCGCCTTGGCGGTGGGAGCGAGTTGGCTGCCTTTTCCTCAAGCCGTGCGCGTGGCGCTTCTGGTCCAGTTCGTGGGCACCCTGGTCTGCTTCGGTCTTGCCATCGGCCCCGCCCGGGCCGGTCATATCTACGCCCGCGTTTTTCTAGTGACGTTTTCTGGCGTCCTGATCGGCGCCGCCCTGCACGCGCTGGACATGCTGGGAGTCACGGCGTACTTCGCGACTTCGATCAATTTCGAGGTGGCGCCGCAGGTGGGCTCGGCCTTTTCGGTTCTTCTGTTCTCGCTGGCGTTGGCCCACAGGCTGCTTGAAGAGCGCTGCCAACGCTCCATCGCGACGGAGCTCGCGCAGACCAACGCAACATTGGCGGCCTCCATGCGCGTGGCGCAGGAGCGGACCGAGTTCCAGCTGAAAATCAAGGACCGTTTGCGCACTGATGCCGAGCGCCGGAACCAGGACAAGTCCCGCTTCCTGGCCGATGCCATCCACGACTTGCGCCAGCCCCTGCAAGTGATCGGGAACGCACTGGATCCCATTGGTGAAGCCATTCAGGCGGGTCGCACAGTTAACGCCCTGAGCCTGGTCCAGATGGCGACCCGCGCAGCCGACAACATGCGTTCCCAACTGGCCGCCATCCTGGATCTCTCGCGGCTGGAGTCGGGCTTTGTGAGGGCGCAACTGTCCGACTTCGAACTGGTGTCGCTGATCAGGGATACGGTCGAGCAAACCAGGGGCATCGCCCACGCAAGCGGCACCTCCGTCGAATTCGACCCGCCCCTCGGGAAGCCGGTGTTCGTGAGGAGTGACCGTCACTTCCTTCAGCGCATACTTTTGAATCTGATCAGCAACGGCATCAAATACCGGTCTGCGGAAGGGGGGCGCTGCAGCCACGTGCGCCTTCTCCTGACGGTGCATGGCCGGTTCACGCGCTTGGCCATCCAGGACAATGGCCTTGGGATATCCGAAGAAGCATTGCGCAGCGACATCATCTTCAAGCCCTTCTTCCAGTTGAACAATCGACATGCGGAGACGGACAAGGGCGTGGGTCTGGGGCTGTCGATCGTCTCGGCCATGCTTGACCTGCTCGACAGCCACCAGCTTTCCGTCCAGTCCGAGGTAGGTGTGGGAAGCACTTTCACGCTGGAGATTCCGGCATCCGTGATCGCACCGGTCTTCGAGGCCATTCCACTCGACGACTTCATGGCCGGCGGCGTTGAAGCGGCCCGCGGAAAGTACGTCGTGCTGCTCGAGGACGATGAACTGGTCAGGGCGTCGCTCGCAGCGGTCTTCGATGTGCACGGGGTCTTGTACGAAGCGTGGGGATCGATCGAAGAGATGCGGCAACAGTTACCCTTCACCGAGCGGGCGCCCGACGTCCTGCTGAGCGACTATCGTTTGCCGGATGGAAAAACTGCGCTTGATGCGATCAAATTGATGCGTGCGCACTGGAGCGACGTGCCCACGCTCATCTTGACCGGGGAGTCGCTGAATTCGTATGCGGTCGAGTCCTTGCGAGGAGCTGCGATCTGCTATAAGCCCGTCGCCCCTCTCGACCTGCTCCGGCGGATTGCCGCGAGCGCGATGCGCATGGCTGCGCCGTCGAACTTCGGGGGGCTGTAG
- a CDS encoding MurR/RpiR family transcriptional regulator, which produces MPMSADSFVRRVRSQLDQLSATERQLADFVLEFPGELASYAGNELAELAGVSPSTVSRFIRRIGYENYEEARRQVREEKQTGSPLFQNATEASKRGHLVATHFQQSQANLASTFDRLNDRQMAGIVKAIIGAGQVLIFGSRSSHAFALYLRWQIVQVVPRVTAIPGPGETLAEHLAGLTGRDCVIVFGTRRQTRQMDILLAGASKAGAKIVYISDKASPDFAGATWSLQCDCRGPGLLDNHTAVMGICDLIATMVIEASGSAGRKRLAAIELEHEENGEL; this is translated from the coding sequence ATGCCCATGTCCGCAGATTCCTTTGTCCGCCGCGTCCGCAGCCAGCTCGACCAGTTGTCCGCAACCGAGCGGCAGCTTGCCGATTTCGTCCTGGAGTTTCCGGGCGAGCTGGCCAGCTATGCGGGCAACGAGCTGGCGGAACTGGCGGGGGTGTCGCCTTCGACGGTGAGCCGCTTCATCCGTCGCATCGGCTACGAGAACTACGAAGAGGCGCGGCGCCAGGTTCGCGAGGAAAAGCAGACAGGTTCGCCGCTGTTCCAGAACGCGACCGAGGCGTCGAAGCGCGGCCACCTTGTCGCCACGCATTTCCAGCAGTCGCAGGCCAACCTGGCCAGCACCTTCGACCGGCTCAACGACAGGCAGATGGCCGGCATCGTGAAGGCGATCATCGGCGCGGGGCAGGTGCTGATCTTCGGCAGCCGCAGCAGCCATGCCTTTGCCCTTTACCTGCGCTGGCAGATTGTGCAGGTGGTGCCGCGCGTCACCGCCATTCCGGGGCCCGGCGAGACGCTGGCCGAGCACCTGGCAGGCCTGACCGGGCGCGACTGCGTGATCGTCTTCGGCACGCGACGGCAGACGCGGCAGATGGACATCCTGCTCGCGGGCGCCAGCAAGGCCGGCGCGAAGATCGTCTACATCAGCGACAAGGCCTCGCCGGACTTCGCTGGGGCCACCTGGTCGCTGCAATGCGATTGCCGGGGGCCGGGGCTTCTGGACAATCACACCGCCGTGATGGGCATCTGCGACTTGATCGCCACGATGGTGATCGAGGCCTCGGGCTCCGCCGGCCGCAAGCGTCTGGCCGCGATCGAGCTCGAGCACGAGGAAAACGGCGAGCTTTGA
- a CDS encoding MFS transporter, producing MAGPALSSGPDSPRVAELDRALDKIGVTRSHHTIIFLILIGCLFDSFEQNAVGIVGPMLREQWGLSASDIGLLNTVTFACAAVGRIISGFIADRYGRRVMLSIDLLLFTLGAGICAMAPNLAVMALGRAVVGFGLGGEIAIAVTMLAEFCSTKFRGTAVGLVNVGAGGLGNFLAPGFGLLVFWMFPGDNAWRWLFACLMVPALLGAFYRRYIPETPRFLLSQGKVKEVNAVLSRLASGRLSKKNVPQHQYITDDGLAAPNARVKVRVTEIFRGALARRTIPLCITIWMTYGAQISVLTLMPTILVTLGYSMSKSLLFTMVMQGGSLLGAIAASLLGFHFPRKRVLTAGAVCACLAALTIGFVAKSIVVILIAGAVFQFFVLLLNTTIWIFAPELYPTRVRAFGTASILATGTAAGALMPLVAGRLFDAFGLVGVFSLAAGMYAVFVVSVQSVPETYGQSPDALPLPGESPGDDAAPTTKIVQPG from the coding sequence ATGGCAGGACCTGCACTCTCTTCCGGACCCGACTCGCCCCGGGTCGCCGAACTCGACAGAGCGCTCGACAAGATCGGCGTCACGCGATCGCACCACACGATCATCTTTTTGATCCTCATCGGCTGCCTGTTCGACAGCTTCGAGCAGAACGCGGTGGGTATCGTGGGACCGATGCTGCGCGAGCAGTGGGGGCTCAGCGCTTCCGACATCGGCTTGCTGAACACCGTCACCTTTGCCTGCGCGGCGGTGGGGCGGATCATCTCGGGCTTCATCGCCGACCGCTACGGCCGGCGCGTGATGCTGTCGATAGACCTGCTGCTGTTCACCCTCGGCGCAGGCATCTGCGCGATGGCGCCCAACCTGGCGGTGATGGCGCTGGGCCGCGCGGTCGTGGGGTTCGGGCTGGGCGGCGAGATCGCGATTGCCGTCACCATGCTGGCCGAGTTCTGCTCGACCAAGTTCCGCGGCACCGCTGTCGGGCTGGTGAACGTCGGCGCGGGCGGGCTCGGCAACTTCCTGGCGCCGGGCTTCGGCCTGCTGGTGTTCTGGATGTTCCCGGGCGACAACGCATGGCGCTGGCTGTTCGCCTGCCTGATGGTGCCGGCGCTGCTCGGTGCTTTCTATCGCCGCTACATCCCCGAGACGCCGCGCTTCCTGCTGTCGCAGGGCAAGGTGAAGGAAGTCAATGCGGTGTTGTCGCGACTGGCGTCGGGCAGGCTTTCGAAGAAGAACGTGCCGCAGCATCAGTACATCACCGACGATGGGCTGGCCGCGCCGAATGCCCGCGTCAAGGTGCGCGTGACCGAGATCTTTCGCGGCGCACTGGCGCGGCGGACCATTCCGCTGTGCATCACGATCTGGATGACCTACGGCGCGCAGATCTCGGTGCTCACGCTGATGCCGACCATCCTCGTCACGCTGGGCTACAGCATGTCGAAGAGCCTGCTCTTCACGATGGTGATGCAGGGCGGCAGCCTGCTGGGGGCCATCGCGGCCTCGCTGCTGGGCTTTCACTTTCCGCGCAAGCGCGTGCTGACGGCCGGCGCCGTGTGCGCCTGCCTGGCGGCGTTGACCATCGGCTTCGTTGCCAAGAGCATCGTGGTGATCCTGATTGCCGGCGCGGTGTTCCAGTTCTTCGTGCTGCTGCTCAACACGACGATCTGGATCTTTGCGCCCGAGCTGTACCCGACCCGGGTGCGAGCCTTCGGCACGGCCTCCATTCTTGCCACTGGCACAGCGGCAGGCGCGCTGATGCCGCTGGTGGCGGGCCGGCTCTTCGATGCCTTCGGCCTGGTCGGCGTGTTCAGCCTTGCGGCCGGTATGTACGCGGTCTTCGTCGTCAGCGTGCAGAGCGTGCCCGAGACCTATGGCCAGTCGCCCGATGCGTTGCCGCTGCCGGGTGAAAGCCCTGGCGATGACGCTGCCCCGACCACGAAGATCGTGCAGCCGGGTTGA
- a CDS encoding aspartate/glutamate racemase family protein: MQEILLINPNSSSSTTAMMAKIASSEAPAGCRVTGITAAGGPTMIVNEDELNAAATEVLKAWRSAAGGRWNGVIVSAFGDPGIELLRREASVPVVGIAEASMLAASEGRRRFGIATVTPELVSPIEGRAAALGLRALYTGIRLTQGDPRALAADPQALEDALAQAVRCCIDEDGAQAVIIGGGPLGQAALALAPRFDVPVVAPISAAMRLLCSRLAATRGA, from the coding sequence ATGCAAGAAATCCTGCTGATCAACCCCAACTCGTCGTCGTCGACCACCGCCATGATGGCGAAGATCGCCAGCAGCGAGGCACCGGCCGGATGCCGCGTGACAGGCATCACCGCGGCCGGCGGGCCGACCATGATCGTCAATGAAGACGAGCTGAATGCGGCTGCGACGGAGGTGTTGAAAGCCTGGCGTTCTGCCGCCGGCGGAAGGTGGAACGGCGTGATCGTCAGCGCCTTCGGCGATCCGGGCATAGAGCTGCTGCGCCGTGAAGCGAGCGTGCCGGTGGTCGGCATCGCCGAGGCGTCGATGCTCGCGGCCAGCGAGGGCCGCCGCCGCTTCGGTATTGCCACGGTCACGCCCGAACTGGTGTCGCCCATCGAGGGCAGGGCGGCCGCGCTGGGACTGCGCGCTCTCTACACCGGCATCCGCTTGACGCAAGGCGACCCGCGCGCGCTGGCGGCCGATCCGCAGGCGCTGGAAGACGCGCTGGCACAGGCCGTGCGGTGCTGTATCGACGAAGACGGCGCCCAGGCGGTGATCATCGGTGGCGGCCCGCTGGGGCAGGCCGCACTGGCGCTGGCCCCACGGTTCGACGTGCCGGTGGTCGCGCCCATCTCGGCCGCCATGCGACTGCTGTGTTCGCGGCTCGCAGCAACCCGGGGAGCATGA
- a CDS encoding nucleotidyltransferase family protein yields MPLTPTGLTEQATQDPVNAALLSRLPSLGLRQGFLTAGCLFQATWNRLSDKPPGWGVKDYDVFYFDDTDLSWDAEDAVIQHVQKAVADLGVSVEVKNQARVHLWYEQRFKSPYPRLGSARDGIDRYLIACTRVGIDLADGSLYAPDGLDDLAAGILRMNPLLPMRDLFLKKAADYQARWPWLRIVQPEAATCASSSIL; encoded by the coding sequence ATGCCATTGACACCCACCGGCCTGACCGAGCAAGCCACGCAGGACCCAGTCAACGCCGCGCTGCTTTCAAGGCTGCCCAGCCTCGGGCTTCGCCAGGGCTTCCTGACCGCCGGCTGCCTGTTCCAGGCGACGTGGAACCGCCTTTCCGACAAGCCGCCCGGTTGGGGAGTGAAGGACTACGACGTCTTCTACTTCGATGACACCGACCTGTCGTGGGACGCCGAAGACGCCGTGATCCAGCACGTGCAGAAAGCGGTGGCCGACCTGGGCGTGAGCGTGGAGGTCAAGAACCAGGCGCGCGTTCACCTCTGGTACGAACAGCGCTTCAAGTCGCCCTACCCCCGGCTCGGGTCCGCGCGCGACGGGATCGACCGCTACCTCATCGCGTGCACGCGCGTCGGCATCGACCTGGCCGACGGATCGCTCTATGCACCCGACGGACTCGACGACCTGGCAGCGGGCATTCTTCGCATGAATCCGCTGCTCCCGATGCGCGATCTTTTTCTCAAGAAGGCTGCGGACTACCAGGCGCGATGGCCGTGGCTGCGGATCGTGCAGCCAGAAGCGGCTACTTGCGCTTCCAGCTCGATACTGTGA
- a CDS encoding RidA family protein, which produces MSVYDKLSSLGITLPPVSAPAAAYVPFVQTGNLVFLSGHIAKKDGKVWAGQLGANISTEEGKQAARAIAIDLLGTLHAAVGDLNKVKRIVKVMSLVNSVGTFTEQHLVTNGASEFFAEVFGPEKGAHARSAFGVAQVPMGACVEIELIAEVG; this is translated from the coding sequence ATGAGCGTTTACGACAAACTTTCCAGCCTCGGCATCACCCTGCCCCCGGTCTCCGCCCCCGCAGCCGCCTACGTGCCCTTCGTGCAGACCGGCAACCTCGTTTTTCTCTCGGGCCATATCGCGAAGAAGGATGGCAAGGTCTGGGCCGGCCAGCTCGGCGCCAACATCAGCACCGAAGAAGGCAAGCAGGCCGCACGCGCCATCGCCATCGACCTGCTCGGCACGCTGCATGCGGCCGTGGGCGACCTCAACAAGGTCAAGCGCATCGTCAAGGTGATGAGCCTGGTCAACTCGGTCGGCACCTTCACCGAACAGCATCTGGTGACCAACGGCGCGAGCGAGTTTTTTGCCGAAGTCTTCGGTCCTGAAAAGGGCGCGCATGCACGCAGCGCATTCGGCGTGGCGCAGGTGCCGATGGGGGCTTGTGTGGAGATCGAGCTGATCGCTGAAGTCGGCTGA
- a CDS encoding transglutaminase family protein, producing MLLHVTHETRYEYSPPVETAQHLAHLKPLATDSQRLVSHKLAIEPAPAQRSEVADLYGNTRAFFALEATHDRLVVTAESVVETSVPVLPATVARELPWESVRERFRFRKDATFDAASEFVFPSPYVPRHDDFTAYARASFVPGRPTFDVAMDLTERMYEDFAYDADSTEINTPAVEALAQRKGVCQDFAHIMIACFRTMGLPARYVSGYLLTQPPPGQPRLVGADASHAWVSVYLPGDGPEGVGSPGGWADFDPTNGRQPGEDYVTLAIGRDYSDVSPMRGVLHGGARHTLRVGVTVQPVGEVIEGLPQTRTQSPSQDKESP from the coding sequence ATGCTGCTTCACGTCACCCACGAAACGCGCTACGAGTACTCGCCGCCGGTCGAGACGGCGCAGCATCTCGCCCACCTGAAGCCGCTGGCCACCGATTCGCAGCGGCTCGTGAGCCACAAGCTCGCCATCGAGCCGGCGCCCGCGCAGCGCAGCGAGGTGGCCGACCTGTACGGCAACACGCGCGCCTTCTTCGCGCTGGAGGCCACGCACGACCGGCTCGTCGTCACGGCCGAGAGCGTGGTCGAAACCTCGGTGCCTGTGCTGCCCGCCACCGTGGCGCGCGAGCTGCCCTGGGAGAGCGTGCGCGAGCGCTTCCGCTTCCGCAAGGACGCCACCTTCGATGCGGCCTCGGAGTTCGTCTTTCCCTCGCCCTACGTGCCGCGCCACGACGATTTCACGGCCTATGCGCGCGCCAGCTTCGTGCCCGGCCGCCCCACCTTCGACGTGGCGATGGACCTCACCGAGCGTATGTACGAAGACTTCGCGTACGACGCCGACAGCACCGAGATCAACACCCCCGCCGTCGAGGCCCTCGCGCAGCGCAAGGGCGTGTGCCAGGACTTCGCCCACATCATGATCGCGTGCTTTCGCACCATGGGCCTGCCCGCGCGCTACGTGAGCGGCTATCTGCTGACGCAGCCGCCGCCCGGCCAGCCCCGGCTGGTGGGCGCAGACGCCTCGCACGCCTGGGTGTCGGTGTACCTGCCCGGCGACGGCCCCGAGGGCGTCGGCAGTCCAGGCGGATGGGCCGATTTCGACCCCACCAACGGCCGCCAGCCGGGAGAAGACTATGTCACGCTCGCCATAGGCCGCGACTACTCCGACGTGTCGCCGATGCGCGGCGTACTCCATGGCGGCGCAAGGCACACGCTGCGGGTCGGCGTGACCGTGCAGCCAGTGGGGGAAGTGATCGAGGGCCTGCCGCAAACCCGGACACAATCGCCTTCCCAAGACAAGGAGTCTCCATGA
- a CDS encoding basic amino acid ABC transporter substrate-binding protein, whose amino-acid sequence MSGIAINRRFALTAAGMLAALAIAACSKQEPAAPAAASAPPPPAAARVLVVGTDAAYTPFESQNDKGEIVGFDIDVVKAVAQKAGIEVKFVNTPWEGIFNALDQGDRDLLVSAITITDERRQTMDFSQSYFDARQLIAVKNDSPVTKFDDIKTLKVGVQNGTTGDEVVGKLLGKSSTAIKRFESTPLALKELEAGGVQAVVADNGVVVHYIANNTAGGFKTVSDASFPVEKYGIAVKKGNAELLARINQGLEGIRADGTYAKIYASHFGAESK is encoded by the coding sequence ATGTCAGGCATCGCCATCAACCGCCGCTTCGCACTCACCGCCGCCGGCATGCTCGCGGCGCTCGCCATCGCGGCCTGCAGCAAGCAGGAGCCGGCCGCGCCCGCCGCAGCCAGCGCACCGCCCCCACCGGCCGCCGCCCGCGTGCTCGTGGTCGGCACCGACGCCGCCTACACGCCCTTCGAATCGCAGAACGACAAGGGCGAGATCGTGGGCTTCGACATCGATGTGGTGAAGGCGGTCGCGCAGAAGGCCGGCATCGAGGTGAAGTTCGTCAACACGCCATGGGAAGGCATCTTCAACGCGCTCGACCAAGGCGACCGCGACCTGCTGGTGTCGGCCATCACCATCACCGACGAGCGCCGCCAGACGATGGATTTCTCGCAGTCGTATTTCGACGCGAGGCAACTCATCGCCGTGAAGAACGACTCGCCCGTCACGAAGTTCGATGACATCAAGACCCTGAAAGTCGGCGTGCAGAACGGCACCACCGGCGACGAGGTCGTGGGCAAGCTGCTGGGCAAGTCGAGCACCGCCATCAAGCGATTCGAATCGACGCCGCTCGCGCTCAAGGAACTCGAAGCCGGCGGCGTGCAGGCCGTGGTGGCCGACAACGGCGTGGTGGTTCACTACATCGCCAACAACACCGCGGGCGGCTTCAAGACCGTGAGCGACGCGAGCTTTCCGGTCGAGAAGTACGGCATTGCCGTGAAGAAGGGCAACGCCGAGTTGCTGGCCAGGATCAACCAGGGCCTCGAAGGCATCCGGGCCGACGGCACCTACGCCAAGATCTACGCTTCGCACTTCGGCGCCGAGTCGAAGTAG